A window of Komagataella phaffii GS115 chromosome 1, complete sequence contains these coding sequences:
- a CDS encoding 60S ribosomal protein L36 encodes MRNIVLTNSGIAVGANKGHKVTPKAVAPQKRVAISQRTDFVRKLVREVTGLSPYERRIIELIRNSGEKRARKFAKKRLGTHTRAKAKLEEMQNVIQEAKRH; translated from the coding sequence ATGAGAAATATTGTACTAACAAATTCAGGTATTGCAGTAGGTGCTAACAAGGGACACAAGGTCACCCCAAAGGCCGTTGCTCCACAAAAGAGAGTCGCTATCAGCCAAAGAACTGACTTTGTTAGAAAGTTGGTCCGTGAGGTCACTGGTCTGTCTCCATAcgaaagaagaatcattGAGTTGATCAGAAACTCTGGTGAGAAGAGAGCCAGAAAGTTCGCCAAGAAGAGATTGGGTACTCACACCAGAGCTAAGGCTAAGTTGGAAGAGATGCAAAACGTTATCCAGGAAGCAAAGCGTCATTAA
- a CDS encoding 54S ribosomal protein L24, mitochondrial codes for MITGLRLFSTSTLASARQYKYVVTRKVARKPDLKVGDVKPRKLAIPRTAPKFPEYKYGDSKIYKQSNKGLYGGQFLQFGNKISEFKNKNGRKWSLNVHTKSLWSEILNKSIRVKLTARVLRTINKEGGLDQYLLKDKSARIKELGPTGWKLKFQLLTKKENQKKRTYYQDLEKITVNGQEKHVYFQQSGKKFLVGKRRLLKELYPLVKGDSDLTWKEYHDQHKSLAQEEVIEKLHKYNYDFSEVAQTA; via the coding sequence ATGATTACCGGGTTAAGGTTATTCTCTACCAGCACACTTGCTTCTGCAAGACAATACAAGTATGTGGTGACGAGAAAAGTTGCCCGTAAGCCTGATTTGAAGGTTGGTGACGTCAAACCGAGAAAACTGGCCATCCCTCGTACCGCACCCAAATTCCCAGAATACAAGTATGGTGACTCTAAAATATACAAACAGAGCAACAAGGGATTGTATGGAggtcaatttcttcaatttggtaacaagatttctgagttcaagaacaagaatggaagaaaatgGTCATTAAATGTTCACACCAAGTCCCTATGGAGTGAGATATTGAACAAATCGATTAGGGTGAAGTTGACAGCCCGTGTTCTGAGAACAatcaacaaagaaggaggaTTGGATCAATACTTGCTGAAAGACAAGAGTGCACGTATCAAGGAACTTGGACCTACTGGCTGGAAACTAAAATTTCAGCTTCTtaccaagaaggagaaccaaaagaaacGAACTTACTatcaagatttggaaaagatcacAGTGAATGGTCAGGAAAAGCATGTTTACTTCCAACAGAGTGGTAAGAAATTCCTGGTTGGAAAGAGAAGACTACTGAAGGAGTTGTATCCGTTGGTCAAGGGAGACTCTGACCTCACCTGGAAAGAGTACCATGATCAACACAAAAGCCTAGCACAGGAGGAAGTCATAGAAAAGCTGCACAAGTATAACTATGACTTTTCCGAAGTGGCCCAAACTGCGTAG
- a CDS encoding GTPase-activating protein, with protein sequence MSTSDGKEFEEEVSHDNSDAGTSVASDSRRETQDKEPQEAPEPKELEINEAGKENEVPVLVKESTEELEESKEPEQAKENVQEDISLDIPVNESETGEEAQENVKDENVSTIVNDRSVESTSGNTGPIEATVPSTASETDLPVEKDVPDQNFDSSVDTPQEPITESPLTESNTIQPREIDPDADNSKVTAEGRSPPDLPPRSPKIPPSLPPRSPVIPPSLPPRNLSSEAIPIISPAFLTEEVAGERLNGLQNHSSYNLLISRAHKNTSSVNEGSDEHRQQVVSGANTLRTTFNEIKVGIEYSNNELMENIDWEFWSDVVNDYSSVVEKDPELLISRVSMGMPKEIRGMIWQLITNSKSYVLEELYATLKSEESLFGKAIKRDLCRTSFVTNSDMRHKSNELYQIIKAYSIFDPELGYTQGLAFIVVPLLMNMNESETFCLLVTLMKNYGFRDLYLPEMPGLHLKLFQFDRLLEDLTPEIASHLRKQGVQSSMYATQWFLTLFGYKFPLEIVIRIYDVVIAEGLETILRFAVNFMIQNKSHILTLKFDELLTFLKDGLFDVYNAENKASAVTSNNYRLDDLVSDSLNLNIIPLSLNQYEKEFHQINQLDQERDQEISKLRAINGNLNRDIKKIEGEYLLLNKEHIEIANEMVEGKVRIANLEDENKQLKHDSEELNKRLASLSSQDKVEKDFDFNQQDLELNPELATEIQRTMERNAQVMEENRLLEEQLASLEVEYNDIKQEYEQMKLRKGKWGSSFKKVFGSK encoded by the coding sequence ATGAGTACTTCTGACGgcaaagaatttgaagaggaGGTTTCGCATGACAACTCAGACGCTGGAACATCTGTTGCCTCTGATTCTCGACGTGAGACACAGGATAAGGAGCCCCAAGAGGCTCCAGAGCCGAAAGAATTAGAAATTAACGAGGCTggaaaggaaaatgaagtGCCAGTTTTAGTGAAGGAGAGTACagaggaattggaggagaGCAAGGAACCGGAACAAGCTAAAGAGAACGTTCAGGAGGACATTTCACTGGATATTCCTGTGAACGAATCCGAAACTGGAGAGGAGGCTCAAGAAAATGTAAAAGACGAGAATGTTTCAACGATCGTCAATGATCGATCTGTTGAGAGCACAAGTGGTAATACTGGCCCAATTGAGGCTACCGTACCAAGCACTGCTTCTGAAACAGACCTCCCTGTTGAGAAGGATGTTCCAGATCAGAATTTCGACAGCTCGGTAGATACCCCCCAGGAACCAATAACTGAGTCTCCTCTTACAGAAAGCAACACAATTCAGCCCCGAGAGATTGATCCTGATGCTGATAATTCAAAGGTCACGGCTGAAGGCCGGTCACCACCAGATCTACCTCCACGATCACCTAAGATTCCACCTTCTCTTCCACCCCGATCACCTGTGATACCTCCATCTCTTCCCCCGCGCAACCTTTCATCAGAAGCGATACCCATAATAAGTCCAGCATTTTTGACAGAGGAGGTAGCTGGCGAGAGGTTAAATGGATTGCAGAACCACAGCAGTTACAACTTATTAATATCCAGAGCACACAAGAACACCTCTTCGGTCAACGAAGGATCAGACGAACACAGACAACAAGTTGTTTCGGGTGCCAACACGCTTAGAACTACTTTCAACGAGATCAAAGTTGGGATTGAGTACTCCAATAATGAATTGATGGAGAACATTGATTGGGAATTCTGGTCAGATGTCGTGAATGATTACTCATCAGTGGTGGAGAAAGATCCAGAACTGCTCATTTCTCGTGTGTCTATGGGTATGCCTAAAGAAATTCGTGGAATGATATGGCAATTGATAACCAACTCCAAATCATATGTTCTGGAAGAACTTTATGCCACTCTTAAAAGTGAAGAAAgtttgtttggaaaagctATTAAGCGAGACTTGTGTCGCACAAGTTTTGTGACAAACAGTGACATGAGACACAAGTCTAATGAGCTTTATCAGATCATTAAAGCCTACTCTATATTTGATCCTGAACTTGGATACACTCAAGGTTTAGCCTTTATCGTTGTCCCACTTCTGATGAACATGAATGAAAGCGAAACATTTTGTTTGTTGGTCacactgatgaagaattatGGATTTCGTGACTTATATCTGCCCGAAATGCCCGGTCTCCACTTGAAATTATTCCAATTTGATAGACTACTAGAGGATTTGACACCAGAAATAGCCAGTCATTTGAGGAAACAAGGAGTTCAATCATCCATGTATGCCACACAGTGGTTTTTAACTCTCTTTGGATACAAGTTTCCACTTGAGATCGTCATTAGAATCTATGACGTTGTAATTGCAGAAGGACTAGAAACAATCTTAAGATTTGCTGTCAATTTCATGATACAGAACAAAAGTCACATattgactttgaagtttgatgaGCTCTTGACATTCCTCAAGGATGGGTTGTTTGACGTGTACAATGCTGAAAACAAGGCTTCGGCAGTAACTTCGAATAATTATCGGCTGGACGATTTAGTATCCGATTCCTTAAACCTGAACATAATTCCCTTGAGTCTCAACCAATACGAGAAAGAATTCCATCAAATAAATCAGTTGGATCAAGAACGAGACCAAGAGATTAGCAAACTCCGAGCTATTAATGGAAATCTGAATAGAGacatcaagaagattgaagGGGAgtatcttcttttgaataaaGAACACATTGAAATTGCCAACGAAATGGTAGAAGGAAAGGTGCGGATCGCCAATCTTGAAGACGAGAATAAACAATTGAAACATGACTCAGAAGAGTTAAACAAGAGGTTAGCAAGTCTTTCCTCCCAAGATAAAGTTGAGAAGgattttgatttcaacCAGCAAGATCTAGAACTGAATCCCGAACTGGCTACTGAAATCCAAAGAACTATGGAACGGAATGCCCAAGTAATGGAGGAGAACCGGTTACTAGAGGAGCAGTTGGCCTCGTTAGAGGTAGAGTACAACGACATAAAGCAAGAGTATGAGCAAATGAAGTTGCGTAAAGGGAAGTGGGGAtcctctttcaagaaggtGTTTGGTTCTAAATAG